The Amphiura filiformis chromosome 12, Afil_fr2py, whole genome shotgun sequence genome includes a region encoding these proteins:
- the LOC140165855 gene encoding reticulon-4-interacting protein 1 homolog, mitochondrial-like, whose product MSNLPIVFFVLSTAFFVFVPNDFSFQISEFPVNRGSLTITCAIAAVVLFIKDRLDANGDNVTTKKPKHTTPGKKMKAIIITKYGNDTIEYSDDKINVPKLKQPSDILVHVKAASLNPVDLMISQGNGRVMYNKMRMAKGEPAERDAELPLVLGHDVSGVVVKVGKDVKKVKAGDEVWASIPIWRSEGTLAEYAIVNEYDVSHKPNNLSHTEAASLPFVALSVWTSLVKSMAINSKQAKKRRILILGGTGGVGTFAIQLIKAWGGHVTTTCSKGGIELMKRLGADQIIDYTKEDFETVLSQKKQKFHLILDTQGPSSYQACLNLCGSGGHVVTLVSPLHSMTDKHGLVWGAIKATLARLKIGIPQKLFHSRSFSWGIYAPDGEALDKIKLLVEAGKIKPVIEETFPLCEGVAAFQQLSTGHRKGKIVIDVDDR is encoded by the exons ATGTCCAATCTACCGATAGTATTTTTCGTGTTATCTAcagcattttttgtttttgtaccaAATGACTTTTCTTTCCAAATCAGTGAATTTCCAG TTAACAGAGGATCCCTGACCATAACATGTGCAATCGCAGCTGTAGTTCTCTTCATCAAAGATCGACTCGATGCCAATGGCGACAATGTCACAACCAAGAAACCCAAACATACCACACCAGGGAAGAAGATGAAAGCCATTATCATCACCAAATATGGCAATGACACAATAGAATACAGTGATGATAAGATCAATGTGCCCAAGTTGAAGCAACCAAGTGATATTCTGGTGCATGTGAAGGCAGCGTCGTTGAATCCTGTTGATTTGATGATTAGTCAAGGGAATGGCAGAGTCATGTACAATAAAATGAGGATGGCAAAAGGG GAGCCAGCAGAGCGTGATGCTGAGTTACCATTGGTACTTGGTCATGATGTATCTGGCGTGGTAGTAAAAGTGGGAAAAGATGTCAAGAAAGTCAAAGCTGGAGATGAG GTATGGGCTTCCATTCCTATATGGCGTTCAGAAGGCACTCTAGCAGAATATGCCATTGTGAATGAATATGATGTATCACATAAACCAAACAACCTGTCTCATACAGAAGCTGCTTCTCTTCCATTTGTTGCGTTAAGTGTGTGGACGTCGCTGGTAAAGTCAATGGCTATTAATTCCAAACAGGCCAAGAAAAGAAG AATACTAATTCTAGGAGGTACAGGAGGCGTAGGGACCTTTGCTATACAGCTTATCAAAGCATGGGGAGGTCATGTGACTACTACATGCAGTAAAGGAGGAATTGAGTTGATGAAGAGACTGGGAGCGGATCAAATAATAGACTACACCAAAGAGGACTTTGAAACAGTACTGAGTCAAAAGAAACAAAA ATTTCACCTTATATTGGACACTCAGGGACCCTCAAGTTACCAAGCATGTTTAAATCTATGTGGATCCGGCGGCCATGTTGTTACCTTGGTATCGCCATTACATAGTATGACTGATAAACATGGTTTAGTATGGGGAGCAATAAAAGCCACATTGGCTAGGTTAAAGATTGGAATACCACAG AAACTGTTTCACAGTAGAAGTTTTTCCTGGGGAATTTATGCACCAGATGGAGAAGCTTTGGATAAAATTAAGCTGCTTGTAGAGGCTGGAAAG ATTAAACCAGTGATAGAAGAGACCTTTCCACTGTGTGAGGGGGTAGCTGCATTCCAACAATTATCTACTGGACATAGGAAAGGCAAAATAGTCATAGATGTGGACGACAGATGA